One stretch of Pelmatolapia mariae isolate MD_Pm_ZW linkage group LG3_W, Pm_UMD_F_2, whole genome shotgun sequence DNA includes these proteins:
- the LOC135932487 gene encoding uncharacterized protein LOC135932487 — MDVPKVEVDSGVESVQLPCKATLHLPEDVTVEWTDRKNRKVHVYEDDSDQPEEQHQVYRDRTKMNEDLLKTGDLSLTLNHPTEEDTDTYTCTAYSRRGRVLMKERVQLYVGVPQVEVDSGVESVLLLCKATVHLPKDAKVEWKDDYYYDDYYYDDYYYDDYYKRKVHVYENSSDQPHKQDQVYRDRTTVKRNLLKTGDLSLTLKYPTDGDNHTYTCTVYSRWKRILMEKQVTLKVRESDGFDETMRAASVPHQKESDRSSSLYTPVDFY; from the exons atggatg tcccaaaggtggaggtggattcaggggtggagtctgtccagctgccctgtAAAGccacacttcacctgcctgaagacgtcacagtggagtggacggacagaaaaaacaggaaggtccacgtgtatgaggaTGACTCTGatcagcctgaagaacagcaccaggtttacagagaccgaacgaagatgaatgaagacctgctgaaaactggagacctcagtctgaccctgaatcACCCCACAGAAGAAGACACagacacctacacctgcaccgccTACAGCAGGAGGGGAAGAGTCCTGATGAAGGAAAGAGTGCAGCTCTATGTcggag tcccccaggtggaggtggactCAGGGGTGGAGTCAGTCCTGCTGCTTTGCAAAGCCACAGTTCACCTGCCCaaagatgctaaagtggagtggaaggatgATTACTACTATGATGATTACTACTATGATGATTACTACTATGATGATTACTACAAgaggaaggtccacgtgtatgagaacaGCTCTGACCAGCCTCACAAACAggaccaggtttacagagaccgaacgacaGTGAAAAgaaacctgctgaaaactggagacctcagtctgaccctgaaataccccacagatggagacaaccacacctacacctgcactgtCTACAGCAGGTGGAAGAGGATTCTGATGGAGAAACAAGTGACGctgaaggtcagag AGTCTGATGGATTTGATGAGACCATGAGAGCGGCTTCAGTTCCTCATCAGAAAGAGTCTGACAGAAGCTCCTCCCTCTATACCCCAGTAGACTTCTATTAG